The following proteins come from a genomic window of Gimesia chilikensis:
- a CDS encoding creatininase family protein: protein MKFLEMTAVELKNVPREDTLVVLPIAAVEQHGPHMPTGTDDFICTAVAEAVEQNLPESLLLLPTQWLGASQHHLRWGATLTPRVENYETLLYEICESVLNDGFQRILILNGHGGNIGPMQTALRRLQVHYPDCQLLAASYWSIAEQEIAALMEGECKTVGHACEAETSLIMHLRPELVHTSKIENFSDYELDLVDGVYHCRDMYQRTSAGATGRPDLATPEKGAQMFSGIVARVTEVIASLTEVH from the coding sequence ATGAAATTTCTAGAAATGACTGCCGTCGAACTCAAGAACGTGCCCCGCGAAGACACACTGGTGGTGCTTCCGATCGCCGCCGTCGAACAGCACGGCCCCCACATGCCGACCGGCACCGATGACTTTATCTGCACCGCGGTCGCGGAAGCGGTAGAACAGAACCTGCCTGAGTCGCTGCTGCTCCTGCCGACACAATGGCTGGGAGCCAGTCAACATCATCTTCGCTGGGGGGCAACACTGACACCCCGCGTGGAAAATTACGAAACGCTGCTCTACGAGATCTGCGAGTCGGTACTGAATGACGGCTTCCAGCGGATTCTGATTCTCAACGGCCATGGCGGAAATATCGGACCGATGCAGACCGCGCTGCGTCGTCTTCAGGTCCATTACCCGGACTGCCAGTTGCTCGCGGCTTCCTACTGGTCGATCGCCGAACAGGAAATTGCAGCGCTCATGGAAGGGGAATGCAAAACAGTCGGACATGCCTGCGAAGCGGAAACATCGCTGATCATGCATCTGCGGCCCGAACTCGTGCATACGTCCAAAATTGAGAATTTCAGCGATTACGAACTCGACCTGGTGGACGGCGTCTATCATTGTCGCGATATGTATCAGCGAACCAGCGCCGGGGCGACCGGCCGCCCCGATCTGGCCACACCGGAAAAGGGAGCCCAGATGTTTTCCGGAATCGTCGCGCGGGTGACTGAGGTAATCGCTTCCCTCACCGAGGTGCATTAA
- a CDS encoding formyltransferase family protein, producing MKITVFTSNQPRHLSLIAGLASIADEVFAIQECNTIFPGQVADFFRRSEVMQEYFSHVIAAEKEIFGLPRFSPANVRSLSMKLGDLNRLEMSTLQPALESDYYVVFGSSFIKGDLIDFLVNHRALNIHMGVSPYYRGSSCNFWALQEGHPDYVGATIHMLSKGLDSGPMLFHALPAPQEIEAFPLGMRAVKAAHTGLIEYLQAGKIFDFEPVVQDKSLELKYTRNSDFTDEVAAAYLQAAPSAADIAHALAARDLERFLHPYLF from the coding sequence ATGAAAATCACGGTTTTCACCAGTAACCAGCCCCGACACCTTTCGCTGATCGCCGGCCTGGCTTCGATTGCAGATGAAGTCTTTGCCATCCAGGAATGCAACACGATTTTCCCGGGACAGGTGGCGGACTTTTTCCGACGTTCCGAAGTGATGCAGGAATACTTCAGCCATGTTATCGCCGCCGAGAAGGAGATTTTCGGACTGCCCCGTTTTTCACCAGCCAACGTGCGATCGCTGTCCATGAAACTGGGCGACCTGAACCGCCTGGAAATGTCCACCCTGCAGCCGGCGCTGGAGAGCGATTATTACGTGGTGTTTGGCAGCAGTTTTATCAAAGGGGATCTGATCGATTTTCTGGTCAATCACCGTGCTTTAAATATTCACATGGGTGTTTCGCCTTACTACCGAGGCAGCAGTTGTAATTTCTGGGCACTGCAGGAAGGGCACCCCGATTACGTGGGCGCCACGATTCACATGCTGTCCAAGGGGCTCGACTCGGGACCGATGCTGTTTCATGCCCTGCCGGCGCCCCAGGAAATCGAAGCGTTTCCACTGGGCATGCGGGCCGTCAAAGCCGCGCATACCGGACTGATTGAATATCTCCAGGCGGGCAAGATTTTCGATTTCGAGCCAGTCGTGCAGGACAAATCGCTGGAGCTCAAATATACGCGGAACAGTGATTTCACCGACGAAGTGGCAGCTGCCTATCTACAGGCTGCCCCCTCGGCAGCAGACATAGCGCATGCGTTGGCAGCGCGGGATCTGGAACGTTTTCTACACCCGTACCTGTTCTGA
- a CDS encoding polysaccharide deacetylase family protein: MKTSDLRPHGIMFHHFHNEKHIQGQGAISADELAQIIEFYQQSHRILPAREWLEKANQGTLDDHEACLTFDDALLCQYEVALPVLQHFNLTAFWFVYSSVITGGNEKLEIYRKFRTVCFETINDFYRCFYKTICESPYQSAVATALKGFIPEEYLKQFPFYTEPDRQFRFVRDQVLGPNIYTEVLDQMMQAEKIDLPEFTSDLWMNEQQVIDLHAQQHVIGLHSHTHPTALSALDADGQRVEYQTNFETLNRILRVAPDTVSHPCNSYNAETLKILRDLQIKVGFRSNMAEQQISQLEFPREDHANIMEKMAA, translated from the coding sequence TTGAAGACTTCAGATCTCCGACCACACGGCATCATGTTTCATCATTTTCATAATGAAAAACATATTCAGGGACAGGGGGCAATCTCTGCCGACGAACTAGCTCAGATCATCGAATTTTACCAGCAGTCACATCGGATCCTGCCTGCACGTGAATGGCTGGAAAAAGCAAATCAGGGTACGCTGGATGATCACGAAGCCTGCCTGACGTTTGATGATGCCCTGCTCTGCCAGTACGAAGTCGCTTTGCCCGTATTACAGCATTTTAACCTGACGGCTTTCTGGTTTGTATACTCATCTGTGATTACCGGCGGCAATGAAAAGCTGGAGATCTATCGTAAATTCCGCACGGTCTGTTTCGAAACGATCAATGATTTCTATCGGTGTTTTTACAAGACCATTTGCGAGTCACCTTACCAGTCAGCAGTCGCGACGGCACTCAAAGGATTTATTCCCGAAGAGTATCTCAAGCAGTTCCCCTTCTATACCGAACCCGATCGGCAGTTTCGCTTTGTACGGGACCAGGTTCTGGGCCCGAATATTTACACTGAAGTGCTGGATCAGATGATGCAGGCGGAGAAGATTGATCTACCGGAATTCACCAGCGACCTGTGGATGAATGAGCAACAGGTGATCGACCTGCACGCGCAGCAGCATGTGATCGGACTGCACTCACATACGCATCCAACCGCACTGTCGGCGCTGGACGCGGATGGGCAGCGGGTGGAGTACCAGACGAACTTTGAAACACTGAACCGGATCCTGAGAGTAGCCCCGGACACCGTGTCACATCCCTGTAATTCCTACAACGCAGAAACACTTAAGATTCTCAGGGACCTGCAGATCAAAGTCGGTTTCCGTTCGAACATGGCTGAGCAACAGATTTCGCAGCTTGAATTTCCCCGCGAAGATCACGCCAATATCATGGAAAAGATGGCAGCATGA
- the asnB gene encoding asparagine synthase (glutamine-hydrolyzing), whose product MCGIIGGYDRERRPFGTALAEQACERMRHRGPDDRGWFEAEGMLVGNQRLSILDLAGGHQPMFSDDRQIVVVQNGEIYNFKELAQGLNCKTTCDTEVILRLYERDGEAFVKQLNGMFSIAILDLRKQSLLLYRDRIGQKPLYLYDDGKRLMFASEIKSLFAMGVKAEMNWEGFDAYLTYNFVPPPITLYQNITHLMPGQMLKISPQGTEQTCWWNLADSPVECRTEESWCEEIIETLRSAVQIRLRADVPLGAFLSGGIDSSSVVSLMSRELPHPVQTFCIGFDDPRFDESIYAREVAELCGTSHTCEVLNPNLTASWPLTVYHNDQPHGDVSFMPTHRVSSLARRSVKVVLTGDGSDELFAGYDVHRNFFAGQDLTLPREQIENAYISAISLFRPSEKRSLYTSETSQKLASADASQYARTHLAEFRHLDPISQALALDTKLLLPGNNLVKPDKMAMAVSLEPRAPYLDYRMVNLAFRIPGALKLRNGMTKSILKKACEKILPQSIIYRKKQMFTVPIGEWFKRELAPFVNEVLLSPRSLERGIFQPDRVGEMIRDHQSGRMNHTRTLRALLAFEIWQRTFIDTMFDHAPTYAELGIQSSVELEAVPKQAA is encoded by the coding sequence ATGTGTGGGATTATCGGTGGGTATGATCGTGAGCGACGCCCATTCGGAACTGCATTAGCGGAACAGGCATGTGAACGGATGCGGCACCGCGGCCCCGATGATCGGGGCTGGTTCGAAGCAGAGGGCATGCTCGTCGGCAATCAGCGCCTCTCGATCCTCGATCTCGCGGGCGGACACCAGCCCATGTTTTCCGATGATCGGCAGATCGTCGTCGTGCAGAATGGCGAAATCTATAATTTCAAAGAGCTGGCCCAGGGACTGAACTGCAAAACCACCTGCGATACTGAAGTCATTCTGCGCCTCTACGAACGGGACGGGGAAGCTTTCGTCAAACAGTTGAACGGCATGTTCTCGATTGCCATCCTCGATCTCCGTAAACAGAGTCTGTTGCTCTACCGGGACCGCATCGGGCAGAAACCACTCTATTTATATGACGATGGCAAGCGACTGATGTTTGCCTCGGAAATCAAATCCCTGTTTGCGATGGGCGTCAAAGCCGAGATGAACTGGGAAGGTTTCGATGCCTACCTGACCTACAATTTCGTACCGCCACCGATCACACTCTATCAGAACATTACCCATCTCATGCCCGGGCAGATGCTCAAGATCAGCCCGCAGGGAACCGAACAGACTTGCTGGTGGAACCTGGCTGACAGCCCCGTTGAGTGTCGTACGGAAGAATCCTGGTGCGAAGAAATTATTGAAACCTTACGGTCGGCGGTTCAGATCCGCCTGCGGGCCGATGTACCTCTCGGGGCATTTCTATCAGGCGGTATCGACAGTTCTTCAGTCGTTTCGTTAATGAGTCGCGAACTGCCTCACCCCGTGCAGACCTTCTGTATCGGCTTTGACGATCCCCGTTTTGATGAATCCATTTATGCCCGGGAAGTGGCAGAACTCTGCGGAACCAGTCATACCTGTGAAGTGTTGAATCCCAACCTGACCGCCAGTTGGCCGTTGACCGTTTATCATAATGACCAGCCGCACGGAGATGTCTCCTTCATGCCGACACACCGCGTCAGTTCACTGGCCCGCAGATCGGTCAAAGTGGTGCTGACCGGAGATGGCAGTGATGAACTGTTTGCTGGTTACGACGTGCATCGCAATTTCTTCGCCGGACAGGACCTCACACTCCCCCGCGAACAGATTGAAAACGCGTATATCAGTGCGATCAGCCTGTTTCGTCCTTCGGAAAAACGGTCCCTGTATACCAGCGAAACAAGTCAGAAGCTTGCCTCCGCCGATGCGTCACAGTATGCCCGTACGCATCTGGCCGAGTTCCGTCATCTGGATCCCATCAGTCAGGCCCTGGCCCTCGATACCAAACTGCTGCTGCCCGGAAACAACCTGGTCAAACCCGACAAAATGGCGATGGCAGTCTCGCTCGAACCGCGGGCACCGTACCTCGATTATCGGATGGTTAACCTCGCCTTCCGGATTCCCGGTGCCTTGAAGCTCCGCAACGGAATGACCAAATCAATCCTGAAAAAAGCCTGCGAGAAAATACTGCCCCAGAGCATTATTTACCGTAAAAAACAGATGTTTACAGTTCCCATCGGCGAATGGTTCAAACGGGAACTGGCCCCCTTTGTGAATGAAGTTCTGCTCTCGCCACGTTCGCTGGAGCGGGGCATCTTTCAGCCGGATCGCGTCGGCGAAATGATCCGTGATCACCAGTCGGGGCGGATGAATCATACGCGCACGCTGCGGGCGCTGCTCGCGTTCGAAATCTGGCAGCGCACCTTTATTGATACCATGTTCGATCATGCACCGACGTATGCAGAACTGGGTATCCAGAGTTCGGTCGAGCTGGAGGCGGTACCTAAACAGGCCGCTTGA